The Paraburkholderia hospita region CTATCGACGCGAGATTGACGATGCGGCCGAAGCCCGCGTCGAGCATGGGTTTGACGGCGGCGCGCGAGCAAAGGAACACGCTGCGAAGATTGACGTCGATGCAGCGCTGCCATGCGTCGAGCGCGCTGTCGGCGACAGTCGAGATCGGACCTGTCGTGCCCGCGCTGTTGATCAGCACATGCAGCGCGCCGAAGCGTTCAAGTGTCGTCTTGAGCGCGGTTGCGACGGAGGCTTCGTCCGTCACATCCGCATGCACGCCGATGGCCGCGCTGTTCTCGTCGGCGCTCAGCGTGTCGGCAGCTTCATGCGCCGCACGCGCATCGAGGTCCCACAGCGCGACGCGCATGCCGTCGCGTTGCAGGCGCGCCGCAATCGCGCGGCCGATCCCGCCCGCGCCGCCCGTAACGACGGCGACTCGCTGCGCCGCGCTCATGCTTGTGCGTCGAGCAGAAATTCGACCATGCGGTCGCACACGCGCGCGAACATCTGCGTGCCCGTCACGGTCTTGCAGCCGCGCGCGCGTGCCGCTTCGATGAACGGCGTGAGCGGCGGCTTCGTGACGACGTCGCCGACGAACGTTGAAGCGGGCAGGCGCGACACGTCGATGGGCAACGGATCGTGGGCCCGCATGCCCATCGGCGATGCGTTGACGACGACGTCGAACGATCCGGCTTCGACATCGGCCGCCGCCACGTGCACGGCGCCGCATTGCATCGCGGCGAGCCGGGTCACGAGCGATTGGGTGCGCGCCGTATCGTTGTCGCGCACGTCGAGAGCAGCGACGCCCGCACTGACGAGCGCATGGCCGATGGCCGAGCCCGCGCCGCCTGCGCCGATCAGCAACGCGCGTTTGCCTTGCAGATCGCAGCCCGCATCCTCGAGGGCGGCCACGAAACCCGTGCCGTCGAACATACCGCCATGCCAGCCGCCATCGGCCGTGCGCCGCAGCGTGTTCACCGCGCCGAGAAACGCGGCCTCATCGGAAAGACTTGAGCAGAAGCCGGCGGCGCTGAACTTGTGCGGCACGGTGATGATCACGCCGTCGACATTGCGCATCGGCCCGACGCCAGCGAAGAATGCCGCGAGATCGTCCGGCGCGACATGTGCGGGAACCACGAGCGCGTCGCGTCCTGCTTCACGCATTGCCGCCGTCACGCCTTTGGGCGAACGCACCTGCGCAATGGGATCGCCGACAATGAAATACACGCGCGTCGCGCCGCTGAGTCCCTCGTCGAGCGATACGGCGACGTTCGTTGCAGTCGTTTGGGTCATGCTGTTTTCACCTCCAGAGTAGAACGGGCATCGTCATGCACGATGCCGAGCAGTTTGGCCTGCGTCGCGCTGTCCTGAGCGAGCGCGTCAGCCGTGTTTTCATAAGCGACGCGGCCGTTGACGAGCACATACACGCGGTCCGCGATGGGCAACACCATATCGGCCTGATGTTCAACGATAACGACGCTTGCCCGCTCGCGCAGCTTGACGACGGCGTCGAGCACTTCCTGCACGACAGCAGGCGCAAGACCTTCGAACGGTTCGTCGAGCAGGATCGCCTTGGCGGGCGCCATCAACGCACGCGCGATGGCCACCATCTGCCGCTCGCCGCCCGAAAGATGTTCGGCGCGTACGTCCTTGCGGTTCGCGAGCCGCGGAAAGAGCGCGTAAATCTCGTCGACGCTCGCGCCGCCCTTGCGCGCGGCGAGCCGCAAGTTCTCGTAGACGGTCAGATTCGGAAACAGGCGGCGGCCTTCGGGCACCATCGCGAGACCGAGCCGGTTGATCTCGTGCATTGGCCGTGACGTGATGTCGTGTCCGTCGAACGTGATGGTGCCGGCGCTGATCTGCGCGACGCCCGTTGCCGCACGCAGTGCGGTCGTCTTGCCGACGCCGTTGCGTCCGAGAATCGCGATCACTTCGCCTTCGTGCAGCGTGAGATCGATGCCGTCGAGGATCGTGTTGCCCGCGTAGCCCGCCTTCACGTTTTGCAGTTGCAGAAGGGCACGCCGACTCGCTGGTGTGTCGCGCTTGTGTGCGCGTTCGGCGAGACGCGCATCGACGGGACGCTGGCCCTTTGAGTGACCCATGTACGCCTCGATCACTTCAGGATGCGCAGCCACGTTGGCAGGTGAGCCGTCCGCGATCAGATGGCCGCGATGCAGCACGCTGACGCGATCGGAAATGGTCAGCACGCGGTCGATGTCATGTTCGATCAACAGCACCGCGTGATGGTTTGCGAGTTCGCGCACGATACGCGCGACGTTTGCGCGATCCGCTTCGGCAAGGCCCGCGAGCGGTTCGTCGAGCAACAGCAGACGGGCCTGCGTCGCGAGCGACAACGCGATTTCGAGCAGGCGCTGTTCGCCGTGCGAGAGGCTCTCGCACGATGCCGCCGCGCGCTCGACGAGACCGACGGCTGCGAGCAGCGACCAGGCGCGCGCGTTCTGCATGTCGAGCGTATGCGCGTCGCGCCACAAGCCGAGCCGTTCGCGCTGCGCGGCCTGCACGGCGACGCGCACGTTCTCGAACACGGTGAGGTTGCGGAACACGCTGAGAATCTGGAACGAGCGGCTCATGCCGAGCCGCACGCGGCGGAACATCGCCAGCCGCGTCACGTCCCTGCCGTCGAATGTGATCGTGCCCGACGATGGCGGCAGCACGCCCGTCAGCATATTGAAGAAGGTCGTCTTGCCCGCGCCATTCGGCCCGATGAAGCTGTGCAGCTGGTACGGATAGACGTCGAGGTCGATCTTGTCGGCCGTCACGAGCGAGCCGAATTGCTTCGACAGCCCGCGCACGCTGAGAATCGGCGCATCCGGATTCATGTCGATGCGGCTCGCGCGATATGGCGCGATCACTTCGGGGCGCGCGGGAATGGTGTCGCGCACGAGCGTCCAGCGCGGCCGGCGCAGCAGGCGCTGCGCAAGACCCTGAATGCCTTCGGGCGAGAAGAACGCGAACGCAATGATGATCGGCGCGAACATCAGCCACCAGTGTTCGGTGAGGCTGCTCAACTTGTCTTCGAGCAGGATGAACGCAATCGCGCCCCACAGCGGCCCGAGAAACTGGTGCACGCCGCCTAGCACCGTCATCAGCAGACTGTCGCCTGCGTGCTCCCAACTGAGGTTGTTCGCATACGCGCCTTGCAGCATCAGGCACAGCAACCCGCCCGCGTAACCGATCACGGCGGCGGAGATCACAAACGCGTACAGCTTCAGACGGTACGTGTCATAGCCGAGGCTCGCGGCACGCTGCTCGTTGTCGCGCATCGCCTGCAACGCGCGCCCGAATGGCGCATGGACGAGACGCCACAGGCCATATGCGACGGCGATCACCGTGACGCACGCGAACACATGAAAGCCCGTGGTCGTCGCGAAGGTCGGGCGCGGCACGTTTTGCAGGCCGTTCTCGCCGCCGGTCACGTCGGTCCACTTGAACGCGATTTCGAACGCGATCTGCGAGCAGGCGAGCGTGAGCAGCGAGAAATACAGCCCGCGCCGCTTGAGCACGATCGCACCGATCGATGCGGCCATCACCGCCGTGACGATTACGCTAGCGGCCAGCGCAACGATTTCGTTGCCGATCACACGTTGCAGCGAGATCGCGACCAGATACGTCGACGTGCCGAAGAACACCGATGCGCCGAACGGCACGAGGCCCGTATACGCGACAAGAAGATTCACGCCCATTCCGTAGAGCGTGTAGATGGCGATCTGCGTCGCGCGTTCCAGCGGCGTGCCGCTGGCGGTCAATGCGATCGAGACGATGATGAGGCACGTGGTCAGCAGCGCGACGGGGTGCCGGGTCAACAGTTTGACATTCATTCGAAGCGCTCCCAGCGTTCGCCGAATAGCCCGCGCGGACGCACGAGCAGAACGAGTGCCATCAGGACATACATCGCCACCGACGACCCCTCCGGAAAGAACTGCACGGCGAGAGCCGTCACCACGCCGACCAGCAGGCCCGCGACGACGGCGCCCGCAAACGAGCCCAGACCGCCGATCGTGACGATCACGAAGGCGGGCATCACGGCTGCCGTCGCCATGCTGGGCGTGACGGTCAGAAGCGGAGCGGCGAGCACGCCCGCTGCACCCGCGAGCAATGCGCCGAGACCAAACGCGCCCGTCAGCACGCGCGGCAGATTGATGCCGAGCAGGCCAACCATCTCGGGGTCGCGGCTGCCCGCGCGCAAGATGCGCCCATAGGGCGTGAACTTCATGAACCACCACAGCGCGAGCAGAATCGCGACCGTCGCGGCAAGCACGAACAGACGATACTTCGTGATGAGCAGCGGCCCGTAGACGAGAAAGCCGCTGAGCGCCGCAGGCGGACTGAACGGCAGGCCGCCCGCGCCCCACACCAGGCGGATCAGCGCCGTCAGCAGCAGCGACAGGGCGAACGTCACGATCAGGCCGAGCAAGGGCTCCTTGCCGTAAAGCCGCCGGATGAAAATCACTTCGATCAGCATGCCTGCGAGCGCGACGAGGACTGGCGCGACGATCACGGCAGCCCAGCCGAACTGCGTCGACAGCGCGATCGCGAAGTACGCGCCAAGCGCGAACAGCGCGCCGTGCGCGAAGTTGACGATGCCAAGCAGCCCGCAGATGATCGACAGACCGATCGCGAGCAACACGTAGAGAAAGCCCAGCACCAACCCGTTGGCGATCTGGGACAACACCATTTCTGCCATGCCTGTACTCCAGCTGAATGCAGATAACCGCAGGAAATTGCGGAACGGACGGGGCCGCTGCATGAGATTCACGCAACGGCCCGCCGACGCCGCAGCAGAGTTCGCCGCGCGTTACCGCGCGGCCATCGTGCAACCGATTTCCTGTTTCGTGCCGTAAAGGCTGTCGAGTTCGGCAGGGTTCTGCGGGACGGCCGACACCTGGCTGAGCCAGTCCCACTTGTCGGTGATGTGGTCCTTCACCTTGAAGACGGTCCAGCGGCGCAGCATCTGGTGATCCCATGGGCGGAAATAGGCAGGCCCGCTGCTGTCGCCGAACTGCACGGTCTCCAGGCTCTGCACGATGTCCGGCCCGGATGTGCTCTTCGCCTGGTTGACGCCAGCGAGCAGCGCGCGCGTCGTGAACCAGCCTATCCACGCCTTGTCGGCGGGCGGCTTGCCGTACTTCGCAGCGTACTTCTTGATGAACGCGAGTTCTTCGGGCGAATGGCCCGGCGAACTGTAGTGCCACGGTTTGCCGTAGTAGCCGGTTGCCGCATCCACGTTGATCGGCCACAGATCCGAATCGCCAATGATGGGACAGGCAACGGGAATCTTGTCCTTCATGCCCATTTCCGCGTACTGCTTGAGGAAGGTCGAGAGATCGCCGCCGGGCAGGCCGAGCAGCACGACATCGGGCTTCGACTGGCGGATCTTCAGAATGAATGAGCTGAAGTCGGTGGTGTTGAGCGGCGTCACATCCGCGCCCGCGATCGTGCCGCCCGACTGCTTCAGCAACTCGGACATCGAGCGCTGGATATCCTGCCCATACGCGTAGTTCGCGACGAGGAAGTGCCACTTCTTGCCGATCGCGAGCAGCGACGGCGCGAGCGCGCGGCACGTGACGGGCGTCGGACTGAGCACGCGAAACGTGTACGGGTTGCAGCTGCTGCCCGTCAGCTCGCGCGCGGCGGCGTTGGGCGCGATATAGGGTGTCTTCGTGCGGGCCGCAAC contains the following coding sequences:
- a CDS encoding SDR family oxidoreductase, whose amino-acid sequence is MSAAQRVAVVTGGAGGIGRAIAARLQRDGMRVALWDLDARAAHEAADTLSADENSAAIGVHADVTDEASVATALKTTLERFGALHVLINSAGTTGPISTVADSALDAWQRCIDVNLRSVFLCSRAAVKPMLDAGFGRIVNLASIAGKEGNPSMSAYSAAKAGVIAFTKSMGKELALTPVRVNCIAPAVIETPLLQQMTPDALAASLAKIPMQRAGTADEVASLAAWLASGECSFSTGATFDLSGGRATY
- a CDS encoding shikimate dehydrogenase family protein gives rise to the protein MTQTTATNVAVSLDEGLSGATRVYFIVGDPIAQVRSPKGVTAAMREAGRDALVVPAHVAPDDLAAFFAGVGPMRNVDGVIITVPHKFSAAGFCSSLSDEAAFLGAVNTLRRTADGGWHGGMFDGTGFVAALEDAGCDLQGKRALLIGAGGAGSAIGHALVSAGVAALDVRDNDTARTQSLVTRLAAMQCGAVHVAAADVEAGSFDVVVNASPMGMRAHDPLPIDVSRLPASTFVGDVVTKPPLTPFIEAARARGCKTVTGTQMFARVCDRMVEFLLDAQA
- a CDS encoding branched-chain amino acid ABC transporter ATP-binding protein/permease yields the protein MNVKLLTRHPVALLTTCLIIVSIALTASGTPLERATQIAIYTLYGMGVNLLVAYTGLVPFGASVFFGTSTYLVAISLQRVIGNEIVALAASVIVTAVMAASIGAIVLKRRGLYFSLLTLACSQIAFEIAFKWTDVTGGENGLQNVPRPTFATTTGFHVFACVTVIAVAYGLWRLVHAPFGRALQAMRDNEQRAASLGYDTYRLKLYAFVISAAVIGYAGGLLCLMLQGAYANNLSWEHAGDSLLMTVLGGVHQFLGPLWGAIAFILLEDKLSSLTEHWWLMFAPIIIAFAFFSPEGIQGLAQRLLRRPRWTLVRDTIPARPEVIAPYRASRIDMNPDAPILSVRGLSKQFGSLVTADKIDLDVYPYQLHSFIGPNGAGKTTFFNMLTGVLPPSSGTITFDGRDVTRLAMFRRVRLGMSRSFQILSVFRNLTVFENVRVAVQAAQRERLGLWRDAHTLDMQNARAWSLLAAVGLVERAAASCESLSHGEQRLLEIALSLATQARLLLLDEPLAGLAEADRANVARIVRELANHHAVLLIEHDIDRVLTISDRVSVLHRGHLIADGSPANVAAHPEVIEAYMGHSKGQRPVDARLAERAHKRDTPASRRALLQLQNVKAGYAGNTILDGIDLTLHEGEVIAILGRNGVGKTTALRAATGVAQISAGTITFDGHDITSRPMHEINRLGLAMVPEGRRLFPNLTVYENLRLAARKGGASVDEIYALFPRLANRKDVRAEHLSGGERQMVAIARALMAPAKAILLDEPFEGLAPAVVQEVLDAVVKLRERASVVIVEHQADMVLPIADRVYVLVNGRVAYENTADALAQDSATQAKLLGIVHDDARSTLEVKTA
- a CDS encoding branched-chain amino acid ABC transporter permease, whose product is MAEMVLSQIANGLVLGFLYVLLAIGLSIICGLLGIVNFAHGALFALGAYFAIALSTQFGWAAVIVAPVLVALAGMLIEVIFIRRLYGKEPLLGLIVTFALSLLLTALIRLVWGAGGLPFSPPAALSGFLVYGPLLITKYRLFVLAATVAILLALWWFMKFTPYGRILRAGSRDPEMVGLLGINLPRVLTGAFGLGALLAGAAGVLAAPLLTVTPSMATAAVMPAFVIVTIGGLGSFAGAVVAGLLVGVVTALAVQFFPEGSSVAMYVLMALVLLVRPRGLFGERWERFE
- a CDS encoding ABC transporter substrate-binding protein translates to MKDEHKQRKNHEAQSAPDSAGMTRRAWLATAGKTLASGAAVLAAPAIVRAQGEQPLKLGLLMAKQGVWTEQGEVIANGVKIALDDANNQARGRRVDLVWYDEPNPQSAQQNMQKLIEQDKVIAVIGGTNSGTSLAMSSVAARTKTPYIAPNAAARELTGSSCNPYTFRVLSPTPVTCRALAPSLLAIGKKWHFLVANYAYGQDIQRSMSELLKQSGGTIAGADVTPLNTTDFSSFILKIRQSKPDVVLLGLPGGDLSTFLKQYAEMGMKDKIPVACPIIGDSDLWPINVDAATGYYGKPWHYSSPGHSPEELAFIKKYAAKYGKPPADKAWIGWFTTRALLAGVNQAKSTSGPDIVQSLETVQFGDSSGPAYFRPWDHQMLRRWTVFKVKDHITDKWDWLSQVSAVPQNPAELDSLYGTKQEIGCTMAAR